AACTCACACCTGAAGAAAAGATTGGCCGTGCTTACGAATATGACCCTGGTGTTGGTGTTCAGGAAGAAGATAGAGAACAGGAATATGAGCAAGCAGTAAAAGACTCTGAAAACCTAGAAACTGTTGAGAAAGCTTACGAAAGGAATGAGAAGGCTTACGAGCAGCAAAATCCGCAGCCGAATTTGATTCAAAAAGCTGAAAAAGCGATTGAGAAAGCAACAGGAAAGTAAAAGTAGACAAAATGAGGGAGATGAAGAAGTTCTCTCCCCAATACCGTTTAGCTTAACCTTGATTCATCCCAACACTCACCCAGTGGATAGAGTGTAGTGCTTTTTGCGGTTTAAGCTAATAGCAGCAAACGCTCTAATACACCAAATTTCCAGTACCGCGCAGCTGACGTAAAGAATTTATACAATACGGGCAGTCACAGGTAAATAACCGCATCGCAGCATTACTTTCCTCTTCAGTAAAGTTCAGCATGGCGACGTTGTGATCTGATTTGTTTGTAGTAATAGTTGTTGAACGCACAGGCGGGGCATTTGGATTTCTTTCAGAATCTTTAATGCATACAGGAGTTTTGTAACTAGCGTGGGGATGTGTTATGCAGGTACGACCATCGTTGGTATGCGTTAATTTCTGAGTCATACCAGCAGCGTGGGCGGGATTGATAACTCCCAGTGTAGACATCAGAGATACAAAAATGGAGGAACTAGAAAGCAAATTCAGTATAAGTTTTCTGTTCATGGGTTTCCTTGAAAAACGTGTATGAGCGCTCAGGTTATTTGATTCACTGTCAAAAGAGCAAGTGACTTTTTTCCTGAAATAATCTAGTTTGACAATGGGCACCACAACTTTGTTTCCCTTTGCACTTCATTTCGTTAAAAATTAGGGTGAGCAAACTTTGCTCACCCTGTCAATTAGCTGATGAAAAATAGATTTTGGATTGCTTAGGCTGAATCTGCTGAAGAAGGTTTTGTGTTTGCTGATATCCTTGGATATTTCCTTGCTGTTGAAACAAATTTGCAGCCTGTTTCAAATCAGCTACAGCGTTCTTGTTATCTCCCAAAGCATATTGGGCAAGTCCCCGGTTACCATAGGCATCAGCTAAATTGGGATTTCTATTCAAGGCGGAGTTAAAGTTTGCAACAGCTTGCTTATCATTTCCGTGTTTAAAATTGGCAAGTCCGAGATGGTAGTAGCCATCTGGTGAGGTTGGATCAATTTTGATTATCTGGTTAAAGTCGGCGATAGCTTTGCGGAAATCTCCCAATTCATAATGTCAGAAAATCTGACCAGGATGTCATTTCCAAAAGATAGAATAAGTCACAATTGTTGTGTGTTCCTATACTCTTGCCAAAACACAAATTTGAGACAATGTATAATCTGTAAACAATCTTCACTGGTTCGCTAGGGTGTTCTCAATTGAAAGAAGTACTCAAGTCCTTACTTTACTTCATCTGGGCTGGCTTGTTTGAGATTGGTGGCGGCTATCTCGTATGGCAATGGTTAAAAGAAGGAAAACCTGTCTGGTGGGGCATTGCAGGAGCTATTGGGTTAGCTTTATACGGTATGCTCGCGACTCTCCAGCCTGCGAACTTTGGTAGAGTATATGCTGCTTACGGCGGCGTGTTTATTGTAATGGCAATGCTTTGGGGTTGGAAGGTTGATGGAGTGACTCCAGACCGCTACGATATACTGGGAGTTTGTTTAGCATTACTGAGTGTACTGATTATCATGTATACACCCAGAGGATAGAAAAAAGGAGGATATCACAAAAAACATGGTAACAAATCCTACCCTAAGTCGTCTTCTGATAGGTGTTTCGCCTTCTCTTAAAGAAATATTCTCAGATCTTGCACCTTTCCGTATAAGCCCGGACTTAGTTAAAAGCAGCGCAAGAAAGTGACACGATTTTTATTGTCTTTTTTCGTAATAATAAAGGCTTGAGGCAACGCAGGTGAGTGTGAATATTCAATCAACTTTTCTTGGTGCAAGATGTGAGTATTAGGACTAAACTTGCTGTCAAGCTTGTAAATGTTCTTCTACAGACTGATACAGGTTAACAATATGAGTGTCAGCCAATCTGTAATAGACGTTGCGACCTTCTCGCCCATACCTAACTAAACGCATAGCTTTCAATTATGCAACGCCCACTTACTGGACCAAACGCAACAGTAAACTCTACGACGGGGAAACCGTTCTATTGCCTTAAAACGGCAAAACCATACATGTGGTGAGACCAGCGCTACAGGAGGGGAGCCAGTGCGTTGCGGTGAGACCAGTGCTGCAGGAGGGTTTCCCTCCGTAGGCATCTGGCGTAAGCGCAAAGCGCACGCTGCGCGAACGCCGTAAGGCGTGCGCTTTGCG
This portion of the Brasilonema sennae CENA114 genome encodes:
- a CDS encoding YnfA family protein, with product MKEVLKSLLYFIWAGLFEIGGGYLVWQWLKEGKPVWWGIAGAIGLALYGMLATLQPANFGRVYAAYGGVFIVMAMLWGWKVDGVTPDRYDILGVCLALLSVLIIMYTPRG